One stretch of Armigeres subalbatus isolate Guangzhou_Male chromosome 2, GZ_Asu_2, whole genome shotgun sequence DNA includes these proteins:
- the LOC134218255 gene encoding mediator of RNA polymerase II transcription subunit 11, which produces MTAIDKIQVLDSIEKELLLCLQSAGQALLELSKEKTSQKATETHTNQFLKSLNIVESKLSEQINYLTQVSTGQPHEGSGYAAAKVLQMAWHRIQHVKSRIKELEECKMKFVQANNRLQTQRAAPNTGSGGVM; this is translated from the exons ATGACTGCTATTGATAAAATTCAAGTCCTCGATTCTATTGAAAAGGAATTATTGCTTTGTTTGCAAAGTGCAG GGCAAGCTCTCTTGGAACTCAGCAAAGAAAAGACCAGCCAAAAAGCAACGGAAACCCACACGAATCAATTCCTCAAATCGCTGAACATCGTCGAATCCAAGCTGTCGGAACAGATAAACTACCTAACGCAAGTGTCCACGGGCCAACCACATGAAGGATCCGGATACGCTGCAGCGAAGGTGCTGCAAATGGCTTGGCACCGCATTCAGCACGTGAAATCGCGCATCAAAGAACTGGAAGAGTGCAAGATGAAATTCGTTCAGGCAAATAACAGACTTCAAACGCAGCGGGCAGCACCAAATACTGGATCTGGAGGAGTAATGTAA
- the LOC134218254 gene encoding FMR1-interacting protein NUFIP1 yields MAGNENTENTESFRLPAPSFKAVTKKSIDSFTKLRNPHFSTPSGMLLPREKQPPPMYGPRGATVPPWLVTRANQHHPPGYGKNVAQQSQQRFRGPARRNFNSGFDKDVIPELLKVNWDFWCEGCDVNCRSEEELQKHLRGHQPCDIEGCKYVGHPRVMKKHWRLAHDEQKLQEKAQMETKQSPQDIEKWRMERRMRYPSKANVLLRMQEQEERFKRGERIEENKDRFPNKKLREPNKNNQKQSRNRRNHQHKPKKNKPVVEMVANGTDSDDEIESRVRFKGTSEMKNYKKKQANALSLLCGYGTDSDESSAESDTKSIPDNTNTPEHPPNELEETTSVEKIVSSNQYLSEGEILDSDSDQQIATDETQSLKPESSTAINENIEQSKSLDDESKTRKRTRTHRKRNGASVEDASAQVITAKLPRTDKPLLDYSKLRHARQNTLLEKLLEPDIRHERNVLLQCVRFVVQNKFFGIGQPKTDDKIDK; encoded by the coding sequence ATGGCCGGGAATGAAAACACCGAAAACACTGAATCGTTCCGGCTTCCGGCACCCAGTTTTAAGGCGGTAACTAAAAAATCCATCGATAGCTTCACAAAGCTTCGCAATCCACATTTCTCAACGCCTTCCGGAATGCTGCTCCCGCGGGAAAAGCAACCTCCACCGATGTATGGACCGCGTGGAGCCACTGTTCCACCCTGGCTAGTGACCCGTGCAAATCAGCATCACCCGCCAGGTTACGGAAAAAATGTTGCTCAACAATCACAGCAACGTTTCAGAGGACCTGCCCGTAGAAATTTCAATAGTGGATTCGACAAGGATGTCATTCCGGAGTTATTGAAGGTAAATTGGGATTTTTGGTGTGAGGGCTGCGATGTGAATTGTCGATCAGAAGAAGAGCTGCAGAAACACCTGAGAGGACACCAGCCTTGCGACATTGAAGGATGCAAATACGTTGGCCATCCCCGGGTGATGAAAAAGCACTGGAGGTTGGCACATGATGAGCAAAAACTACAGGAAAAGGCACAAATGGAAACCAAACAGTCACCGCAGGACATCGAAAAGTGGAGGATGGAGCGGCGCATGAGATATCCCTCGAAGGCAAATGTTTTGCTAAGAATGCAGGAACAAGAGGAACGCTTCAAGCGAGGGGAAAGAATAGAGGAGAATAAAGACAGATTTCCGAACAAAAAACTGCGGGAACCAAATAAGAATAATCAAAAGCAGTCTAGGAATAGGAGGAATCACCAAcataaaccgaaaaaaaataaaccagtAGTGGAGATGGTCGCCAACGGCACAGATTCGGACGATGAAATCGAATCTAGAGTTAGATTCAAAGGAACGTCAGAAATGAAAAACTATAAAAAGAAACAAGCAAATGCTCTATCCTTACTGTGTGGATATGGAACGGATAGTGACGAATCTTCGGCAGAATCGGACACCAAGTCAATACCTGATAATACAAATACCCCAGAACATCCTCCCAACGAGTTAGAAGAAACAACATCGGTGGAGAAGATTGTTTCCAGCAACCAATATTTGAGTGAGGGGGAAATTCTAGATTCAGATTCCGATCAACAGATTGCTACAGATGAGACACAAAGCCTCAAACCAGAATCTTCAACTGCAATTAATGAAAATATAGAACAATCAAAGTCTCTAGATGATGAAAGCAAAACCAGAAAAAGGACCCGCACCCATAGAAAACGAAACGGAGCTTCAGTCGAGGATGCTTCTGCCCAAGTCATAACTGCTAAGCTTCCCCGAACTGATAAACCTTTGCTAGACTATTCCAAGCTTCGCCACGCTCGACAGAACACACTGCTGGAGAAACTACTTGAGCCGGACATTCGGCATGAGAGAAACGTTTTGCTACAATGCGTTCGATTCGTAGTGCAAAATAAGTTCTTCGGAATTGGTCAGCCAAAAACCGACGACAAAATCGACAAATAA
- the LOC134213807 gene encoding serine/threonine-protein kinase mTor, which produces MSNVVLQFVAGLKSRNKDAQNKTAQDLSLYVKTELREIPQDDLLAFFEDFNQHIFEMLSSADINDKKGGVLAINCLISGDVVNTTTQISRYSNNLRNLLPSSDISVMELAAKVLVKLALLPGSKGAESFEFDIKRAFEWLMEERTEGKRHAAVLVLRELAVAMPTFFYQQVGSFFDHIFVAIKDPKPMIREGAGQALRAVLIVTSQREGTKQNNNPQWYNHCYDNAMDCFKELPSREKGFYRDDRIHGAIIVFNEILRCSNASWERKYMQLESLNADRRSRHAEEGHSIFPRIRVPFMEKLSGGHNSSSSRCSDGSDVKFFRQNSSIQESVICRTLVTDNYDLICQKMLEQRNSKSSYVIQSLLTILPRLAGFNRTEFVKNHLKTVVNYLILTMKSKEKERNHAFVTLGYIAVAVKHDIAPFRIRIVEVVTAALPPKETPSKKKVCVDPSVFMCITLLGHALKSAITTDVKGWILPMLSTGLSTGLTVCLHELSENIPQLRQEISSGLLKILSCVLMNKPLPQFIPGRPQGAMNTSLFEQQIQDTPTTVLALRTLGTFNFEGHSLLPFVQRCADYFLLSEQQEIRIEAVQTCTLLLKLALQSVDSTDGSETLTQTVGSVLETILMVGITDVDPNVRLRVLKSLDDSFDSQLAQPWFLSSLLITMYDEVFEIRELAIIIIGRLSSINPAYVMPSLRRTMVQILTELEHSGMSRNKEQSARMLDHLIVSTPKLISSYMRPILSILVPKLKEPESNPGVVLNVLRAIGDLAEVNGGQKVLEKWSDELLSTLLEMLSDAGSTEKRGVALWTLGQLVSATGQAVKPYHKYPNLIDILINFLKTEQQPYVRRETIRVLGLLGALDPYKHKMNRGLIDSQTDNILISISDTKTDEYTDLSTSEMLINMNNQLEEYYPAVAISTLMKILRDPTLSSHHISVVQAITFIFKSLGIKCVPYLSQVLPSLLGNIRNAEMNLKEFLFQQLSVLIEIVKQHIISFMEEIFQLIKTFWNSIYPLQPTLINLVEKIAIALGCEFKIYLPQLMPQILRVLLLDTSTNRIVTVKLLTALQKFGNNLDDYLHLIIPAIVKLFEPIEVPYQVSLAALETINYLAEILDFTDFSSRIIHPLVRVLDNHPGQLQTAALQTLCSIMIQLGKKYLVFVPLVNRVMIRHKISYTEYNKLLSKLQSQSTLALDDEFRLRQARFKNREMSLAGDTTIRKLNVSTADLQLAFKANRRVSRDDWLEWLRRLSIGLLKESKSPALRSCRTLAQNYPQLLKDLFNAAFVSCWTDLPDSLKEELSSSLRQALMIPDLPEITQTILNLAEFMEHCENDALRIDPKILGIRAMECRAYAKALHYKEEEFLNMKDPNQSVFESLILINNKLQQKEAAEGLLEYAMEHRSSSEEMKVQVRWYEKLHSWEKALNLYQEKLDSNPSDLESRLGQWRCLEALGEWSTLNTLTKDTWESLGKVGQIKAGRLAAAAAWGLKDWKGMQEFVKFIPVDTQDGSFYRAVLSVHHGEYELAQTLIDDTRDLLDTELTAMAGESYERAYGAMVCVQMLSELEEVIQYKLIPERQATIKAMWWDRLLGGQRLVEDWQRILQVHSLVVHPGDDVKTWLKFASLCRKSDSLKLSEKTILMLLQYNSPEYPDNPMYISKPDISFAYAKHLWAAGEQEKAYNQLNRLVSDLGIDGNFEAEEKDENRRLLARCYMKLGQWQNQLQGLNEQSIKGILACYEKATKHDSNWYKAWHLWAYMNFEVVQNQKQQEDLIKNPGGDKEKCMIRQYAVPAVEGFFRSINLSHGNSLQDTLRLLTLWFEYGQYPKVYEALVEGMRVIEINTWLQVIPQLIARIDTPRNLVGQLIHQLLNDIGKCHPQALVYPLTVASNSASSARRQAAHKILGSMGEHSSNLVNQAIMCSEELIRVAILWHEQWHEGLEEASRLYFGDRNIKGMFETLEPLHQMLQRGPQTLKETSFNQAYGRDLNEAQEWCKHYKNSGNIRDLNQAWDLYYHVFRRISRQLPQLTSLELQYVSPKLLACRDQELAVPGSYAPGQELIRIASIQSNLQVITSKQRPRKLCIRGSNGKEYMFLLKGHEDLRQDERVMQLFGLVNTLLLNDPDTFRRNLTIQRYAVIPLSTNSGLIGWVPHCDTLHTLIRDYRDKKKTMLNIEHRIMLRMAPDYDHLTLMQKVEVFEYALDLTKGDDLAKLLWLKSPSSEVWFDRRTNYTRSLAVMSMVGYILGLGDRHPSNLMLDRLSGKILHIDFGDCFEVAMTREKFPEKIPFRLTRMLINAMEVTGIEGTYRRTCESVMHVLRRNKDSLMAVLEAFVYDPLLNWRLLDADKNRRSKNATDVDSIAESMEETLDLLAINARNLRMNEANANGAGDVVDQGSNCIANPAEATNNKARAIVDRVKQKLTGKDFNTVEPVQSQIDLLIRQATNNENLCQCYIGWCPFW; this is translated from the exons ATGTCGAACGTAGTGCTACAATTTGTTGCAGGCTTGAAAAGCCGGAACAAAGATGCACAGAACAAAACGGCTCAGGATTTGTCGCTCTATGTTAAGACGGAACTGAGGGAGATTCCGCAGGATGATTTGTTAGCCTTTTTCGAGGACTTCAATCAGCATATTTTTGAAATGCTGTCCAGTGCAGATATAAACGACAAAAAAGGTGGCGTTTTGGCCATCA ATTGCCTTATAAGTGGCGATGTTGTCAACACTACGACTCAAATATCCAGATATTCCAATAATTTGAGAAATTTGTTACCCTCGAGCGATATTTCTGTAATGGAACTAGCGGCAAAGGTGTTGGTAAAGCTGGCGCTCTTACCTGGATCCAAAGGTGCAGAATCATTTGAGTTTGATATTAAGCGTGCCTTCGAATGGCTTATGGAAGAACGCACTGAGGGAAAACGCCACGCCGCCGTATTGGTGTTGCGCGAGTTGGCAGTGGCCATGCCGACGTTCTTCTACCAACAGGTTGGAAGTTTTTTCGACCACATATTCGTTGCTATAAAAGATCCCAAACCGATGATCCGTGAAGGAGCTGGTCAAGCTCTGCGAGCTGTTTTGATCGTCACTTCGCAGAGGGAAGGAACTAAACAGAATAATAACCCTCAGTG GTACAACCACTGCTATGACAATGCCATGGACTGCTTTAAAGAGCTTCCTTCTCGCGAGAAAGGTTTTTACCGAGATGATCGTATTCATGGGGCAATAATTGTATTCAACGAAATTTTACGTTGCTCAAATGCATCCTGGGAGAGAAAGTACATGCAGTTGGAAAGCTTGAACGCTGATCGCAGGTCACGTCACGCAGAAGAAGGACATAGCATATTCCCTAGGATTCGTGTTCCTTTCATGGAGAAGCTAAGTGGAGGTCACAATTCGAGTTCTTCTCGTTGCAGTGATGGCAGTGACGTCAAATTCTTCCGCCAAAATAGTTCAATCCAGGAGTCAGTTATTTGTCGTACACTGGTGACTGACAATTACGATCTTATTTGTCAGAAAATGCTGGAGCAGCGTAATTCCAAATCTTCTTATGTGATACAGTCATTGCTTACTATTTTACCAAGATTGGCAGGATTCAATCGTACAGAATTTGTTAAAAACCACTTGAAAACTGTGGTAAACTATCTTATTTTGACGATGAAGAGTAAGGAAAAGGAACGAAACCATGCTTTCGTTACGCTCGGTTACATAGCAGTTGCGGTTAAGCACGACATTGCGCCGTTCCGGATCAGGATTGTCGAAGTCGTCACGGCGGCTCTACCTCCCAAGGAAACTCCTAGCAAGAAGAAAGTGTGCGTCGATCCGTCGGTGTTTATGTGCATCACTCTTTTGGGTCATGCTTTAAAAAGTGCAATTACAACCGATGTCAAGGGTTGGATCCTTCCGATGCTCTCAACGGGATTAAGTACCGGGCTTACGGTTTGCCTGCACGAGTTAAGTGAAAATATTCCCCAGCTAAGGCAGGAAATATCCAGcggattgttgaaaattttatccTGCGTGCTTATGAACAAGCCGCTTCCTCAGTTCATACCCGGTCGACCACAAG GTGCAATGAATACAAGTTTGTTTGAGCAACAAATTCAAGACACTCCCACCACAGTGTTGGCTCTCCGTACTCTTGGGACGTTTAATTTCGAAGGACACAGCTTGCTGCCGTTTGTGCAGCGCTGTGCTGATTACTTCCTGCTCAGTGAACAGCAGGAAATTCGAATCGAAGCGGTGCAGACATGCACTCTGTTGCTTAAATTAGCTCTGCAGTCAGTCGATTCCACCGACGGGTCAGAAACGCTGACCCAAACTGTTGGTAGTGTCCTGGAGACGATTCTAATGGTGGGAATCACCGATGTCGATCCAAATGTGCGCCTGAGAGTACTGAAATCCTTGGACGATAGCTTCGATTCGCAGCTGGCTCAACCTTGGTTTTTGAGTTCGCTTTTAATCACGATGTACGATGAAGTTTTCGAGATAAGAGAATTGGCGATCATCATAATTGGAAGACTGTCATCCATCAATCCGGCATATGTGATGCCAAGTTTGCGAAGAACAATGGTGCAAATATTGACGGAATTGGAGCATTCCGGTATGAGTAGAAATAAAGAGCAGAGCGCCAGGATGTTGGATCATTTGATCGTCAGTACGCCGAAGCTGATATCTTCCTATATGAGACCGATCTTGTCCATTCTAGTACCAAAGTTAAAAGAGCCGGAATCTAATCCTGGGGTTGTGTTGAACGTGTTAAGAGCAATAGGCGACCTTGCTGAGGTGAATGGAGGGCAAAAAGTTCTGGAGAAATGGTCCGATGAGTTGCTTTCTACACTGTTGGAAATGCTTAGCGATGCCGGATCGACTGAGAAAAGAGGAGTGGCTTTATGGACTCTTGGCCAATTAGTCAGCGCCACAGGACAAGCAGTCAAGCCATACCACAAATATCCTAATTTAATAGATATATTGATTAACTTCTTGAAAACCGAGCAACAACCGTATGTTAGACGGGAAACAATCAGAGTACTTGGACTGCTTGGAGCTTTGGATCCATATAAGCACAAAATGAACCGTGGCCTGATCGACAGCCAAACAGACAACATACTTATTTCAATTTCCGATACTAAAACGGACGAGTACACTGATCTGTCCACCTCGGAAATGTTGATAAACATGAATAATCAACTGGAAGAGTACTATCCGGCAGTGGCTATTTCAACGTTGATGAAAATCCTTCGTGATCCCACATTGTCCTCACACCACATCAGTGTTGTACAAGCGATTACCTTCATCTTCAAAAGTCTTGGCATCAAGTGTGTTCCGTACTTGTCACAAGTTTTACCCAGCCTTCTCGGAAATATTCGTAATGCCGAAATGAATCTAAAGGAGTTCCTGTTCCAGCAGCTTTCAGTTCTGATCGAGATAGTTAAGCAGCACATCATTAGCTTCATGGAAGAAATCTTTCAACTAATTAAGACATTTTGGAATAGCATCTATCCTCTGCAACCAACTCTTATCAACTTGGTGGAAAAAATTGCTATCGCTCTGGGATGTGAATTTAAAATCTATCTCCCTCAACTAATGCCCCAGATATTGCGGGTTCTACTCCTCGACACATCTACAAACAGAATCGTTACCGTCAAGCTTCTAACCGCACTGCAAAAATTCGGAAACAACCTGGACGACTATCTTCATCTCATCATCCCAGCCATCGTCAAATTGTTCGAACCAATCGAAGTTCCCTACCAAGTATCCCTCGCAGCACTGGAAACCATCAACTATCTGGCGGAAATCCTTGATTTCACCGATTTCTCTTCGCGTATAATACACCCGCTGGTACGCGTCCTTGACAACCATCCAGGGCAGCTGCAAACAGCAGCGCTACAAACACTTTGCTCAATAATGATCCAATTAGGCAAGAAATATCTTGTTTTCGTTCCTCTAGTCAACCGCGTCATGATCCGACACAAAATATCCTACACCGAGTACAACAAACTACTCTCCAAGTTGCAGAGCCAAAGCACCCTTGCGCTGGACGACGAATTCCGCCTTCGTCAAGCTCGTTTCAAAAACCGCGAAATGTCCCTCGCTGGAGACACTACGATCCGTAAGCTGAATGTCTCGACGGCTGATCTACAGCTGGCCTTCAAAGCCAATCGTCGTGTGTCGCGTGACGATTGGCTCGAGTGGCTCCGTCGGTTGAGCATTGGCTTGCTCAAAGAATCCAAGAGCCCAGCGCTACGATCCTGTCGTACACTCGCTCAAAATTATCCACAACTATTAAAAGACTTGTTCAACGCTGCATTCGTTAGTTGTTGGACGGATTTGCCCGATAGTCTCAAAGAGGAACTGTCGTCCAGCTTACGACAGGCACTGATGATCCCAGACCTTCCGGAGATTACGCAGACCATACTGAACTTGGCCGAATTCATGGAGCACTGCGAAAATGACGCACTGAGgattgatccgaaaattttaGGGATACGTGCAATGGAATGCCGAGCTTATGCCAAGGCATTGCATTACAAGGAGGAAGAATTCCTTAACATGAAAGATCCGAATCAAAGCGTGTTTGAATCGTTGATCCTAATCAACAACAAACTACAGCAAAAGGAGGCTGCTGAAGGTCTGCTGGAGTATGCAATGGAACACAGAAGCTCTTCCGAAGAGATGAAGGTTCAAGTTAGGTGGTATGAAAAGTTGCACAGCTGGGAGAAAGCGTTGAACCTGTATCAGGAGAAATTGGATAGCAACCCCAGCGATTTAGAATCCAGGCTGGGACAATGGCGATGTTTGGAAGCTCTAGGAGAATGGTCAACATTGAACACACTAACCAAAGACACGTGGGAATCGTTGGGAAAAGTGGGGCAGATCAAAGCTGGTAGACTCGCAGCAGCTGCCGCTTGGGGCTTGAAGGATTGGAAAGGAATGCAGGAGTTTGTCAAGTTTATTCCAGTGGATACGCAGGACGGTTCATTTTATCGCGCTGTGCTGTCGGTGCATCATGGCGAATATGAACTAGCTCAGACGTTGATTGACGACACGAGGGATCTTTTGGACACGGAGTTGACCGCAATGGCAGGCGAATCATATGAACGGGCCTATGGAGCAATGGTTTGTGTGCAGATGCTTTCGGAGCTCGAAGAAGTCATACAGTACAAGCTTATTCCTGAACGACAAGCCACCATCAAAGCAATGTGGTGGGATCGTTTGCTCGGAGGTCAACGTCTAGTTGAGGACTGGCAAAGGATCTTGCAGGTGCATTCTCTAGTTGTGCACCCAGGCGATGACGTCAAAACGTGGCTAAAATTCGCTTCTCTGTGCCGTAAGAGCGATTCATTGAAACTTTCCGAGAAAACCATTCTCATGTTGCTGCAATACAATTCTCCAGAATATCCGGATAATCCAATGTACATTTCGAAACCGGATATCAGTTTTGCCTATGCTAAACATCTGTGGGCAGCAGGCGAACAAGAAAAAGCTTACAATCAATTAAACCGATTGGTTTCCGACTTGGGCAttgatggaaattttgaagCTGAAGAAAAAGACGAAAACAGACGCCTTCTGGCGCGTTGCTATATGAAGCTGGGGCAATGGCAGAACCAACTTCAAGGCCTCAACGAACAATCCATCAAAGGAATTTTGGCCTGTTACGAAAAGGCTACCAAGCATGACTCTAATTGGTACAAGGCTTGGCACCTGTGGGCCTACATGAATTTTGAGGTGGTTCAGAACCAGAAGCAACAGGAGGACCTTATCAAAAATCCCGGTGGAGACAAGGAAAAGTGTATGATTCGGCAATATGCAGTGCCGGCGGTTGAAGGTTTCTTCCGCTCAATCAACCTGTCGCATGGAAACTCACTACAAGACACGCTCCGTTTGCTAACACTCTGGTTCGAATACGGACAGTATCCGAAAGTGTATGAAGCCCTCGTAGAGGGTATGCGCGTTATCGAGATCAACACATGGTTGCAGGTGATTCCGCAGCTAATTGCCCGTATTGACACTCCTCGCAATCTGGTTGGACAATTAATTCATCAACTGCTCAATGATATCGGAAAGTGTCACCCGCAGGCCCTCGTCTATCCGCTGACAGTTGCTTCTAACTCGGCATCCAGTGCACGTCGGCAGGCCGCTCACAAAATTCTCGGTTCCATGGGCGAACATTCGTCCAATCTGGTCAACCAGGCGATCATGTGCAGCGAGGAGCTGATTCGAGTTGCCATCCTGTGGCATGAACAGTGGCACGAGGGCCTGGAGGAAGCATCTCGTTTGTATTTCGGCGATCGCAATATCAAAGGTATGTTCGAAACTTTGGAACCACTTCACCAAATGCTCCAAAGAGGACCACAAACGCTGAAGGAAACTTCGTTCAACCAAGCCTATGGTAGGGATCTTAACGAAGCGCAGGAGTGGTGCAAACACTATAAG AACTCCGGCAACATACGCGATCTGAACCAAGCATGGGATCTGTATTATCACGTGTTCCGTCGAATTTCTCGACAACTGCCGCAGCTCACCTCGCTCGAGCTGCAATATGTCAGTCCGAAATTGTTGGCCTGTCGCGACCAGGAACTGGCCGTACCGGGAAGCTATGCCCCCGGTCAGGAGCTGATTCGCATTGCTAGCATCCAATCGAACCTCCAGGTGATCACTTCGAAGCAGAGGCCTCGGAAACTTTGCATCCGTGGCTCCAATGGAAAGGAGTACATGTTCTTGTTGAAGGGTCACGAAGATTTGCGCCAAGACGAACGCGTGATGCAGCTCTTCGGATTGGTTAACACCTTACTGTTGAACGATCCGGACACGTTCAGGAGAAACCTAACGATTCAACGCTACGCAGTCATTCCATTGAGTACGAACTCCGGTTTGATTGGGTGGGTGCCACACTGTGATACGCTGCACACGCTAATTCGGGACTATCGTGACAAGAAAAAGACCATGTTGAATATCGAACACAGGATTATGCTACGGATGGCGCCTGATTACGACCATCTGACGTTAATGCAAAAGGTCGAGGTCTTTGAGTATGCGTTGGATCTCACCAAAGGAGACGATCTGGCCAAGTTGCTGTGGTTGAAGAGCCCCTCGTCGGAGGTTTGGTTTGATCGAAGAACTAACTATACCCGGTCATTGGCGGTCATGTCGATGGTTGGTTACATCCTGGGGCTTGGTGACAGGCATCCGTCAAATTTGATGTTGGATCGCTTGAGTGGTAAAATTTTGCACATCGATTTTGGCGATTGTTTTGAG GTTGCAATGACTCGGGAAAAATTCCCAGAAAAGATTCCGTTCCGCTTGACGCGTATGCTAATCAATGCGATGGAAGTAACTGGCATAGAAGGAACATACCGTCGGACCTGTGAAAGCGTAATGCATGTGCTTCGACGTAACAAAGATAGCTTAATGGCCGTGTTGGAAGCTTTTGTGTACGATCCATTGCTAAACTGGCGTTTGTTGGATGCGGATAAGAACCGTcgatcaaaaaatgccactgacGTTGACAGCATAGCGGAGAGCATGGAGGAGACGCTAGATCTTCTGGCTATTAATGCCAGAAATTTGAGAATGAATGAGGCTAATGCAAATGGCGCTGGCGATGTGGTAGACCAGGGAAGCAACTGTATCGCAAATCCAGCAGAAGCTACCAACAACAAAGCCCGGGCTATTGTTGATCGAGTGAAGCAGAAACTTACTGGAAAAGATTTCAACACGGTTGAGCCGGTTCAAAGCCAGATCGATCTACTGATTCGACAGGCGACGAACAATGAGAACCTCTGCCAGTGCTACATCGGGTGGTGTCCTTTCTGGTAG